The following proteins are encoded in a genomic region of Leptospira fainei serovar Hurstbridge str. BUT 6:
- a CDS encoding FecR domain-containing protein yields the protein MNLRSYIREIQVGLLCILVFLMSLYLLYFESKSRGASVKEILGNVSFRYKTAQRKFPDRMLWEDLEQGMSVFDKDSVRTDEASEAVVHLNSGTQIELDPQSMVVLQLKENREILHLGEGSLLVDGKKVLSVLSGKVGLDAKSDSSFRITNSPDGLSVNVRKGEVIWKEDGTAKVRLGEGETALNAVKAEKKWNLILPEESHRFFPQEPEQPVEFRWDGGDDSVWEVSSKRDFSKIIETRIVKEKGLRQKFKEGIYFWRIRSRNGQRISDIRKFRVLPNPLPELFYPKMDSVQEERTVSFAWARQKIASGYRLQISNDSSFSNVRESQVFRTNFSMTLDPGNYYWRVVSYTNLPGTDAISESRKFAIVLPESPVAKAPQTQTPLKEQIQSTNNDALSQEFPKNGSLVDMTGKESLVFRWKFKPSTKQSDWKLRLFVRKLGKDELVYERKTKGDRFSFRDLEKLDVGTFLWSIESEENPSIKSEAEFRIQLREDLEAPETKSSGARP from the coding sequence ATGAATTTGCGGTCTTATATTCGAGAAATTCAAGTCGGATTACTTTGCATCCTAGTCTTTCTGATGTCGTTATATTTGCTTTATTTCGAATCTAAATCTAGAGGCGCTTCCGTAAAAGAAATTCTAGGCAACGTATCCTTTAGATATAAGACGGCGCAGAGAAAATTTCCGGATAGGATGCTTTGGGAAGACTTGGAACAAGGTATGTCCGTTTTTGATAAGGATTCTGTCAGAACCGACGAAGCCTCGGAAGCGGTCGTACATTTAAATTCGGGTACTCAAATCGAGCTGGATCCGCAATCAATGGTCGTTCTGCAGTTAAAGGAAAATCGGGAAATACTGCATTTGGGCGAAGGGAGTCTGCTGGTCGACGGTAAGAAGGTACTTTCAGTTTTATCGGGAAAAGTCGGTCTGGACGCTAAGTCGGATTCTTCATTTCGGATAACAAATTCACCGGATGGTCTTTCCGTAAACGTGCGAAAAGGAGAAGTGATCTGGAAGGAAGATGGAACCGCGAAGGTGAGATTGGGAGAAGGGGAGACCGCTCTAAACGCCGTTAAAGCGGAGAAAAAATGGAATTTAATCCTACCCGAGGAATCGCATAGATTTTTCCCGCAAGAGCCGGAGCAACCGGTCGAGTTTCGCTGGGATGGCGGCGACGATTCGGTTTGGGAAGTTTCCTCGAAGAGAGATTTTAGCAAAATCATCGAAACAAGGATCGTTAAAGAAAAGGGACTTCGTCAGAAGTTCAAGGAAGGAATCTATTTTTGGAGGATTCGATCTCGGAACGGACAGAGAATATCGGATATTCGTAAATTTCGAGTTCTTCCGAATCCTCTCCCCGAGCTGTTCTACCCGAAGATGGACAGCGTTCAAGAAGAGCGAACAGTTTCGTTCGCATGGGCAAGACAGAAAATCGCAAGCGGATATCGTCTTCAGATTTCGAACGATTCTTCTTTCTCAAACGTGAGGGAATCACAAGTGTTTCGAACGAACTTTTCGATGACCTTAGATCCCGGTAACTATTATTGGAGAGTAGTATCTTATACCAATTTACCCGGGACCGATGCTATATCCGAGTCGCGTAAGTTCGCAATCGTTCTGCCTGAATCTCCCGTCGCAAAAGCCCCGCAAACTCAAACTCCGTTAAAAGAGCAGATTCAGTCGACGAATAACGATGCGTTATCGCAGGAGTTCCCGAAAAACGGATCTTTAGTCGATATGACCGGTAAAGAAAGCCTGGTCTTTCGATGGAAGTTTAAACCTTCCACTAAACAATCCGATTGGAAGCTCCGCCTCTTTGTGCGAAAACTCGGAAAAGACGAATTAGTGTATGAAAGAAAGACGAAAGGAGATCGCTTTTCTTTTCGAGATTTGGAAAAATTAGACGTCGGTACCTTTTTATGGTCTATCGAATCGGAAGAAAATCCCTCGATTAAATCCGAAGCCGAGTTTAGAATACAGTTAAGAGAAGACTTAGAAGCGCCCGAAACTAAATCTAGCGGGGCGCGACCTTGA